The DNA sequence GTTCTTGACATCCGGTGGGTTTGGTGTGGCTTCGGTGACGGTGTTGACATGGATCTACAGATACGTGACCGGGAAGCAGCTACCTGGCGCGGACCAGCTGGACTCGGCTCGTCACAAACTGGCTGGGAAGGCGAGGGAGATGAAGGACAGGGCCGAGCATGGTCACCAGCATACCTCTGGTCAACATCAGACTCCCTAATCTGTGTACATACCACCATATATATGTGTCCATGCAGTTTGATCCCGTGGTGAGGAGTTTTAAGGTAGATATCGTACGgctacaataataataaaaattagacTTTAACATAAATAGGGCAGTGCATTGATTGTCCTCTGTCTCTGTAATTTCAAGTGTATTTTGTTGTACGAGTTAGTGTGTCTctgtttattttattaattaaatgtatgtctctctttctctggtAATGAGCTGAATATTTGGGGACTGAGAACTTGTTTAATTTGTGATTTTTAACTTcctgcaagaaaaaaaaaaaaggtttgtgtttttaattatatttttcttttgacttttgCTGGATTCTTGATCATATTTGGTTTGATTCGACTAAGTGATGACGATGATATGCTATGTGGCACTGTGGAGTACGTGTCGCCATGATGGCATCGTCTAAGCGATCGTAATGAAATAGATGCCCCTCCCTAAAGTTTTGTTGGGGTTTTTGAGATTGATCCTTTGAACTTTTTTGTTAGTCTGCAAAAAATCATGGAGATGTGTAAATTTTATTATCAAATTAATACGGTGAAGATGTGTATTGGTAAAAGTGATATGTGCATCTTAAAGATGTGGATGAGTGGATGAACAtgtaaatttacatttttgtcTACATTTTCTGATTAATATGGTATTTTGCATTTCCTCAACGGAAGAGCTATtcgtgaaaataaaatatacattttaaagtattttataTCTCCAATTAAAGGTATTACAGAAatgaaattgttcaaaaatctCACTTAgtactctaaactttctataattagaaagtaaaatacacttgtaaggagtgtaaaatgaaacttttggagtgctaataacaatttccttgcAGAAGCCATACAAAAGATGAAGGGTTAAAAAAGGTTAAGCGACAACTTTCTGTGTAGGTTTGCAAATGGTAAAAGAATTTGTATTATATAAGATTACTTGTTTCAAAATATTCATGTTGAAAACGGATAAACCAACGATAATAATCGATCCtcttttgaaacaaaatttgacTTATcgaaaaacatgtttttcacCATAACtggattcaaaattttgtttgccTAATTCTCATTGCTCGATCGAGACCTCCTCTAGAACGACTTGAGTTATTGAAGCAGTATTGTAGCGGATTTTGTAACCCTTCAGATAGGAATATTCATCTCCTCCTTTACTTTTTGGTCAAGAGCGTCAATAATGGTATTGTCATCCCTTTTGGAATCAGCCAAAAAGATTTGAAGAAGCAGGTTGTAATGGATTCTGTAATCCTTTTGATACCATTTTGTAACCCTTTTGTCACCCCTATCTTAGCCTTCATGTGGCTCTGATTTATTATTTGAAGAAGCAGTATTGTAATGGATTTTTGCAACTCTTTTGATACTCTTAATAAGCTATCGATCTTTTCTCAAAAATAGGTGTATATTTGTTAAGTTTACTCGTACCGTCGAATTTTGTCATTATGATTTCATTTATGCCTTTATATTtgtaatatgtatatatattttagttgAGGATGTGGGAAACAATATTAGGAGGCTCTTATAACAAGTTATGTCGTTTAGTCCACAGTGTTCactgagaaaaaaataaaaaatcatggcTCTATCTCGGTCTTAAGTGAGTCTCACCTCTATCACAGATGTCAAATTACCAACAATACAAACAAGTCTCATCTCTATTAAATATATGATATCAAGTATGTTACAAATAGTATAATTTGAAATGTAGAGGTGACTCGTTGCATTGTATAAAACTTTCTCCAAAATAACCAAAACTAGTTGACAGTGGCACGAGGCTACAATACTtacatatatttaatacaatGACCATTTTAACGGTCAGATGATGAAcgtattaaatacatatattacATGAATAATATTTGACCGTCAGATGATTATTGTATTGAGTATATGCATGTGTTGTAGTTAGAGCTTTAAAATTCAATTCTATTAccttaattttgatgattttgttaTAACAATTTCCTGCTGCCTAATTGAAATAAGTTATCGTAATCTCCATAGAAATACAAGTAAATCCGACGGTTAATAATTAATATCTTCTACTTTTAGTGAAAAAAATATCAAGCTTGATGGTCTCAGTATAGAAACTCAAGACTTTCTCTGAAAGCTTTTCTTAGAGATTAAGAAAAGTATGTTCTcattaattaacaaattaagAATACAACCACTAATATATAGCCTTTGTCTATTCTCTCTTTCTAACTAACCAAAACAAATTCTCTCTCTACCAAGCCAAAACAAAATACTTTACAACACACCTATAACAAACTAATAACCATATGTTGTTATGACTTGGCATCTTCATCTTTACACCCCCCTCAAAGCCAAACTTGGAAGAAAGCAAGATTCCAAGTGAGAGCTTGGATTGTAGAAACTGAAATATGGATTTTGACAAGGACTTTGTATGAATATCAACAATTTGATCCTGACTGCACACATATTGGACTTTGATTAAGTTGGCAAGAACCAATTCCCAGATATAGTGATAATCTATTTCAACATGCTTAGTATGAGCATGAAAAATAGGATTAGAAGAAGCAAGAGATATGGTTGAAATGTTATCACACCATAGAGTGGGTTTATCAGTCATGGGAAAACCAAAATCTTTCAACACTTTGCATATCCAAGTAATCTCTGCTGCAGTTTGAGCCAAAGACCTATACTTTGCCTCAGTGGATGAACGAGCCACTGTGGTTTGTTTCTTTGCACACCAACTAATCAAGTTAGAACCCAAAAGACACAAAACCCACTAGTGGATCTTCTATAAAATGTGCAGCCAGCCCAGTCTGCATTCGAGTAGGCAGAAAGATGTAAAGGACTTTGTTTGAACAAAAGACTCTGAGATATAGTGCTCTTGAAGAATCTTAAAATCCTCTTGGCTGCTTGTATATGTTTAACTGTTGGGGCATACATAAACTAGCATACCTGATTTACAGCAAAAGAAATATCAGGTATGGTCCAAGTAAGGTATTGCAGACCACCAACTAAAGATCGATATTCAGTGGGATTAGGTAACAATTCACCATTGTGATCCAACTTTGCAGAACTGAGGGGTGTACAACAGGGTTTAGCTCCATCCATATTAGTATTTTGTAAGAGATCAAGTAAGTACTTGCCTTGATGCAGAAAAAGATTGTCTTTGGTTCTGTGAACTTCCAAGCCCAAAAAATAGTGTAAGGGTCTTAGGTCTTTAATTGGAAATAAGGTACTCAACTGTTGAATAAGTTGTTGGCAGAGAGAAGCATTAGGACCACTGATgagaatatcatcaacataaaccagTACAATGACCAAGGTTGGAACTTTAAGAACAAGCAGAGAGGCATCAAAAGATGATTGAGTAAAACCAAGAGATTTGAGAACCTGAAACAACTTATCAAACCATACCCTAGGGCCTTGTTTAAGACCATACAAAGATTTCTTGAGCTTACACACATGATTTGGAAGAGATGGATCTTGAAACCCAAGAGGCTGCACCATGAACACTTCTTCTTTTAAATCCCCATGAAGGAAATCATTGCTAATATCTAACTGATTAAGGAACCAGTTGAATTGCACATCAAATGTTAATAAGATTCTAATAGTGACAGGTTTAGCTACAGGGCTAAAAGTTTCtttataatctaaaccttcTTTTTGATGAAAGCCTTTGGCAACAAGCAGGGTTTTGTATCTTTCAATTGAACCATCAGGGTTCTTTTAATTCTAAATACCCATTTGCAGTCAACAACATTCTGAGAGGATGTATGATGGACAAGAGTCCAAGTACCTGTAGACTGAAGAGCATTGAATTCATTTTGCATTGCTAACCTCCAATTTGCATATTTTGAAACTTGCAGATATGTTGTTGGAATCACTTCAatggaagaaggaaaaggatgTTTAGTTGTACTGAATGCTTTTGGTTTATAAATGCCATTCTTAGACCTTGTGATCATGGGGTGTACATTTTGAACTTCTTGCAAATGTGGAACTTGCTGCATAGAAAGATGAttagattttgtggtatcaatTGGCACAATTGAATGAGTGGAGTTAGGTTCAATACAAGCTGGATGAGAAGTTGAAGCACAAGATGGAGCATTAGATGAAATGTATAAAGGTAGAGAAAACTCCAAATCAATAGGCTGAGATGTAGGGGTAGAAACAGAAGACACAGGGTGATGAGAATCATGAAAGGGAAATGTAACCTCATCAAAGATTACATCTCTTGGAATATAAACCCTTTGTGTTTCTACATCTAGACATTTATAACCTTTATGTTGTAGGCTATATTCCAAGAAAATACATCTTTTACTTTTCCCATTAAGTTTGGAGGACACATAAGGTTTTAACCACATGGAAAGCACAAACAACCAAAGACTTTGAGCCTTGAGTAATTTGGAACTGTATGAAATAATAACTCCTAAGGTGATTGTGAAATCCCAAAGATTGGCAATCTGTTAATGAGATATAGTGTAGTTGTGAAGGCTTCAACCCAGTATTGGTGAGGAACATGGGATTGAACCAATAAAGTTCTAGCTGTCTCAACTAGATGACGATATTTCCTTTCCACACAACCATTTTGTTCTGGTGTGTGTGGACAACTTAATTGATGAAGAATGCCATGAGTTTGAAGATAAGATTTAAAAGATAGACTTGTAAACTCACCCCCTGAATTAGAACGTACAGTTTTGATTGTATTTCCAATTGTGTTTTCTACATAGTTTTTTAAGAGTACAAAAGTATAATACACTTGAGACTTGACCTTTAAAGGAAGCATCCAACTATACTTGCTGAAATCATCAACTACGAGGAGATAGTACTTAAATCCACTCACTGAAGTTACAAGAGCAGGACACCACAAATCACAATGTAACAATTCTAAGTTATGAGTAGTTGATGATGTGGAAGAACCAAAGGGTAACTTGTGATTCTTTGCTATAGCACACTCAGAGCAAAAGAAATCCACAATTGTTGTTCCTTTGATTGCAAATTTATTAGTTGATAGTAGTCTGCGAAATATAAAGCATGGTACgtcacatgttattatacaattagaTGGACACTTGAAAAAACTAATTTCTCTtcaattatataataacatgtgatgTACCGTCCGTGTTTATAGGCACATTGAATTGCTTTTCATTGTTTGGTTACTATATTTTGGACAGAAAATTACTTAATTATGAAagatatatattattaattgtCAAGATTTTTCGTTTTTAGTCCACAATAAGATTCTATTCCGAATATTGATATTATAGTAATATCTCTTTTAAATAccagcaaaagaaaaaatatatatccttCAGTTGCAATTAATATCCGGTTAACTCGATAATCGTTCAAACCGATTAGCAAGCTATTAATCTAAACATACTTTAAAGTCAAATATCTTAAGAGGAAGACGATTTAGATGTCAGCCTAAAATAGTAGCACCATAGAAGTTATACctataaatttattttcaagGGGTTCATAGCGTTTGGTCATATCATATGTTCAAGTCGATCGGTATATTTGGTGTCTTGTGTGTTTCAGTTCAAGAGCATTATAACCCGTTCATATACAAATCTCACTTAATTTTGTTGGACGGGAAGAATCTAAGCTCAAGCCTTAAAACTCTAATTTTTTGGGCAAAATTAGGGACTTACAACCAAGTTTTTTTAGGTTTACTTACAATTAAATCGTGTTATGCCAATTGATAaggaattttcttctttctatgcAGAATTTTATGTTGTCATCCTTGTTGTGGAGTTAGCTCATGCGCTGGATTGACAAAATTTATGCTTGAAAGTGACTTTTTAGTGTGACATGTTACTTtgcttctaatttttttttctcctccttgGTTGCTCCATACTCGTTGGAAAAACTGTATTTCTCGTTTGCAACACATGGTTTTTCGTTGCTTCATACATTTCGAGAAAGGAATGTAGTTGCTAACAAATTAACCAATTTAGGGTCTTTCCATTCTTCTCTTGTTTGACATGCCGCTTCTCCTATAGAGATTTTTCTTTTCTGCATACAAATTTATTGGTAATGCCTGTCATTCTTGATGagtgattttcttttttacccAATCCTTTtggattttcctttttgtttctcaGGTTATTCTCTTTCCCccattcttttgttttctttttcaagaggGATAAGATTTATGTTCCcttatttttcttgtattttctttttcaagaagGGAAATGTTTATATCCTctcttttattgtattttatttttcttgctttgtgagaagtaaaattgATATCCCCTCTCTAGAAgtaatttcttttttcatatcaataaaaTTGTATTGCCTAGGTTCTTAAAAAAGATGATAAGTGAATTTTGTATACAAAAGTGCATCACATGGCCTAACTGTGGATTGCCAAGTTATACAGATTGATAAAATCATATATTTGAACAAAATTGTAAATGACAAGGTACAATTAACAAAACTGAAAATATATATTcgtagaatattttttttttcttcgataAATCATATATTTGAATAAAATTGTAAATGACAAGGTACAATTAACAAAACTGAAAATATATATTcgtagaatatttttttttcttcgaacaAACATTGTTTGTTCCAAGAATAAAAACTAAAGACACATGCAACTCAAACCATAACACTTCGTCCTTTTaaatatcatttgattttttagtcaaaatggttcctgagatttttataacacataactttgatccctgagatttaaaatcaataggagtggtccctgaaattgttcaccatccattattttgatcattccattaaaaaactttgttaagtggtccctgagctttttaatgaaatgaccaaaatgatgaatggtggacaatcttagggactaaagttatgtgttatgcaaatctcagagactaaaattatgttttatgcaaatctcagagaccaagtTATGTGTCATACCCtcaacttaacggagttttttaacggaataaccaaaataatggatggtggacaatctcatggaccacttcgattgattttaaatctcagggaccaaaattatgtgttatgcaaatcttagagACCATTTGACTAAAAATCCATATCATTCATACTATGtgtctaatttctttttaactaCAGAACTGACTCTTATTATGTGTTTTATGTTATCAGTAAGTCATTTTCTTGGCATCCAAGTAACAAATGGCCAGCTTTATATAATTAAGCAAGCTTATCGCTTGAGTCTAAATAACTAGAATGATAAGCAGATTAACCACATTTGAGCAAGCTTTACCACACCTCCTTTTTTGTTGATCAGATTTACGGCCCTACCTTTCGTTACATATAAACGGACCTGATTGCTTGTAAGTTGAAGCTCAATCAAATATCAACAAATCCTGACCGTCCAATTGCAATCTCTGAGTCCCAACAACATACGGAAACAGGTAGCTTTTTACCTTGCTCTAGAATTTCACAGGGTGGACTCGAGCTAAAATCCATATTAGCTGTTAATATTTATCTCCCAAATTAGTTAAcctaaatcaacaaaaaaaaagctgTACAagttatttcttcttttttcttcttctctttttctcctttttttttgggtaaaaagataaaattagcAGCAAGGACCAGGGACGCGCACCGACTTTCCAGAGAAGCACAGACAATCGCGTAAGACCAGCTTCACATAGGACTGGAAGTGCACTTCCACGTGCCAGTTACCcattaaagtaaaaaaaatcaaccaatttCAAACCATAAATCCAACGGCTTCGGTTATAGTTCACCGGCCACCGAAACAATCACAACCCTTGATTCAACTTTCACATCTGTTTTTTCGTAGTTTTTGTAGGGAAAATTAGTAAAGGGATTAAGTGAGCTTAGTGGTGAAGGAAAAAGTAAAATTACGTGTGTTTGATTGTTATAGACTTATTATAGAAAAGGAAACCAAAAGCCCCATAAATACTCGTATAGACCTTCCTTTGCACGTAAGAGAGAAAAACtaatattcttttttcttttcacccaaaacaaatcaatatctAAGCAATCAAATCCATCATCTTCTTTGTTATTTTTACTAGAAGATTTGCGGATTGATCTCCACGagaaaagggttgcaaattatgGTGAAGGAATCGGCACGAAAGTGTTCGCATTGTGGTCACAATGGCCACAACTCGAGGACGTGCAACCACAGCCATGTAAATAAAGGGTTTTGCTTGAAGCTTTTCGGCGTGAACATTTTGGAAAACCAGGAGGATTCTATGAAGAAGAGTTACAGCATGGGGAATCTGCATACAGACGGCAACGGAGACCACAACAACAACGCTATTGGGGCTGATCACGATGCTGGCTACCTCTCCGATGGCCTCATTCATAACAAGAGACACAAGGCCGCCCATGAGAGAAAAAAAGGTCTATTTTTATTGTAGataatttcatcaattccaaCTGATTTTATGTGTCTAGGTTTTCTGTTTGCTCTTTGATTTAATTGCCTTTTGTGATgttaaaggaatgcatgtgtGACTGCATTGTTCTTCATTggtgtttttcttctttgtattACGTTGATTATTTGTATACGTAGATCTGTGGCATCTCCAAAATTACCCTTTTATTTCTGGAGACCTAGTTTAGGTTAAATCAGTTGGCCAAGACAGTATGTCTGCTAGTTTTGCACTCAAGTTCAAATTCCTTTTCTGTAAATTAGCGTAATTGCATCTAGATTCTTCAGGTTTGGTTTTGACtgaatttgaaatgaatatTTTCAGGGAGGCCATGGACTGAGGAAGAGCATAGAGTATTTCTAGCTGGTTTGAAGAAGCTTGGGAAAGGTGATTGGAGAGGAATAGCAAGAAACTTTGTGACCACAAGAACCCCAACCCAGGTTGCTAGTCATGCACAGAAGTATTTCCTCAGGCAAGCTACAAATGATAAGAGGAAACGCAGATCAAGCCTCTTTGACATGCACCTTAAAGAACTCTATGTAA is a window from the Pyrus communis chromosome 16, drPyrComm1.1, whole genome shotgun sequence genome containing:
- the LOC137721171 gene encoding oleosin 1-like yields the protein MTTTAVAVGGSLFVLSGLVLAGTVIALAIATPLMVIFSPVLVPAVITLSLIIMGFLTSGGFGVASVTVLTWIYRYVTGKQLPGADQLDSARHKLAGKAREMKDRAEHGHQHTSGQHQTP